A stretch of the Actinoalloteichus fjordicus genome encodes the following:
- a CDS encoding glycosyltransferase family 2 protein gives MTSPRSAASAEPVSYGEGLAVVTVTYSPGETLARFLDTLQDATTRPVQVVLADNGSVDGAPEKGAEREGVTLLRIGENLGYGGAANRGVAALGPEIGWVLVANPDLEWGAGSIDELLAAATRWPRGGVFGPLIRETDGRVYPSARMLPSLAKGVGHGLLGKVWPGNPWSRAYRQAEVNPAERTAGWLSGSCLLIRRSAFDSVAGFDSRYFMYFEDVDLGDRIAKAGWLNVYVPTAEVVHLGGHSTSKASGRMLTEHHRSAYRYLADRHQGPEWAPVRLALKVGLEARRRLELRDPGGVKH, from the coding sequence GTGACCTCCCCGCGATCCGCTGCATCCGCCGAGCCGGTCTCCTACGGCGAGGGGCTCGCCGTCGTCACCGTCACCTATTCCCCCGGTGAGACGCTCGCTCGATTCCTCGACACGCTCCAGGACGCGACGACCCGTCCGGTCCAGGTGGTGCTCGCCGACAACGGCTCCGTCGACGGCGCACCGGAGAAGGGTGCCGAACGAGAAGGCGTGACGCTGCTGCGGATCGGCGAGAACCTCGGCTACGGCGGCGCCGCCAATCGAGGTGTCGCCGCCCTCGGACCGGAGATCGGCTGGGTGCTGGTGGCCAATCCCGACCTCGAATGGGGCGCGGGCAGCATCGACGAACTGCTGGCGGCCGCGACGCGGTGGCCGAGGGGCGGCGTGTTCGGCCCGCTGATCCGGGAGACTGATGGACGCGTCTATCCCTCGGCGCGCATGCTGCCCTCACTGGCCAAGGGCGTCGGTCACGGTCTGCTCGGCAAGGTGTGGCCGGGAAACCCGTGGAGTCGCGCCTACCGGCAGGCCGAGGTGAACCCGGCGGAGCGCACGGCGGGCTGGCTGTCCGGCTCGTGCCTGCTGATCCGCCGGTCGGCCTTCGACTCGGTGGCGGGTTTCGACTCCCGATACTTCATGTACTTCGAGGACGTCGACCTCGGCGACCGGATCGCCAAGGCAGGGTGGCTGAACGTGTACGTGCCCACCGCCGAGGTCGTCCACCTCGGTGGCCACTCCACCTCGAAGGCCTCCGGGCGGATGCTCACCGAGCACCACCGCAGCGCCTACCGATACCTGGCAGATCGCCATCAGGGCCCGGAATGGGCCCCCGTGCGATTGGCGCTGAAGGTCGGGCTGGAGGCGCGCAGGCGTCTCGAACTCCGCGACCCCGGCGGTGTGAAGCACTGA
- a CDS encoding GntR family transcriptional regulator, with product MNVDPRKGRAVYHQIADELRKKITSGGYEAGSRLPTETELIETYDSGRVTVRRALAVLAQEGLIESRRGEGVFVRRTPPLLRLGNTRFSRADRERGLGAFAAEAEKLGVSWEQESLGEIEVTDTPQAAIEVLGEANSAVRYRRMILAGTPTQLANSYVPASLAEEIGWSRGEAAPGGLYGLLEQHGYQLTSFRETVVASAATPDEAVALQINQGVPVARVTRVAFAGERAVEWFESVAVGDSTHFVYEFDAAE from the coding sequence ATGAACGTTGATCCTCGCAAGGGGCGAGCCGTATACCACCAGATCGCCGACGAGTTGCGGAAGAAGATCACTTCCGGCGGTTACGAGGCTGGGAGCAGGCTTCCCACCGAGACCGAGCTGATCGAGACATACGACTCGGGCCGGGTCACGGTCCGTCGAGCGCTGGCAGTCCTCGCGCAGGAAGGACTGATCGAGAGCCGTCGCGGCGAAGGTGTCTTCGTTCGACGCACTCCGCCCCTCCTGCGCCTCGGCAACACGCGGTTCAGCCGTGCGGATCGCGAGCGCGGCCTCGGCGCGTTCGCCGCCGAAGCGGAGAAGCTCGGTGTGAGCTGGGAGCAGGAGTCGCTAGGAGAGATCGAGGTCACCGATACTCCGCAGGCAGCGATCGAGGTTCTCGGCGAAGCGAACTCCGCAGTCCGGTACCGACGGATGATCCTCGCCGGTACCCCGACGCAGCTGGCGAACAGCTACGTGCCTGCCAGCCTTGCCGAGGAGATCGGTTGGAGCCGAGGCGAGGCCGCTCCTGGCGGACTCTACGGACTCCTGGAACAGCATGGCTACCAGCTGACGTCCTTTCGGGAGACCGTCGTCGCGTCGGCAGCCACCCCCGATGAGGCCGTGGCTCTTCAGATCAATCAAGGCGTTCCGGTGGCCCGAGTGACCCGTGTCGCCTTCGCAGGCGAGCGGGCTGTCGAATGGTTTGAGTCGGTGGCAGTCGGAGACTCGACCCACTTCGTCTACGAATTCGACGCGGCTGAGTAG
- the amcB gene encoding cyclophane-forming radical SAM peptide maturase AmcB → MKDTLQESAVQNPDTGSRFFTSPGSVVLQPETLCNLDCSYCYLPFRKSRNTMSLAVAQAVAESIRSWTAQTKVDVCWHGGEPLAAGREKLGQLMDCFSGLDVQHEIQTNATLVNDAWCEFFTERRVRVGVSIDGHSVDDANRIDRRGLPAHDRIAKGIQILREHGHTISGIAVVSNPTPQRAQRLIRFAEENGISTLGVNIEEQEGVNIKVNENDHHTTISFWSELARNWLAHSTIDIREIRRALGYLDSVLRNDAHASHRPPLVDPLPTVAYDGSVTLISPELAGFNSTTGSFATGNVLQQSLDEIIAAAGEASWIQEFKSGIGACAETCPYFDFCGGGHASNRYFEHGRMDGTETNYCRNSKIALMEGILNVAEHRIADDPNS, encoded by the coding sequence ATGAAAGATACTCTGCAAGAGTCAGCTGTACAGAACCCGGACACTGGATCGAGGTTTTTCACCTCCCCAGGATCAGTCGTCCTTCAACCAGAGACGTTGTGCAACCTCGACTGCTCCTACTGCTATCTCCCGTTCAGAAAATCACGTAATACGATGTCGCTTGCCGTGGCGCAAGCCGTCGCTGAATCCATCCGATCCTGGACGGCGCAAACCAAGGTCGACGTCTGCTGGCATGGTGGGGAACCATTGGCTGCTGGCAGGGAGAAGCTCGGCCAGCTCATGGACTGTTTCTCCGGTCTCGACGTGCAGCATGAGATCCAGACGAACGCAACTTTGGTCAACGACGCCTGGTGCGAGTTCTTCACGGAAAGGAGGGTTCGTGTCGGAGTGAGCATCGACGGGCACAGTGTCGACGATGCCAACCGCATTGATCGGCGCGGCCTGCCCGCGCACGACCGTATCGCGAAGGGGATTCAAATTCTCCGCGAACATGGACACACGATTTCCGGCATCGCGGTCGTGTCCAATCCCACACCGCAGCGCGCCCAACGACTCATCAGATTCGCCGAGGAAAACGGGATTTCAACGCTAGGTGTGAATATCGAAGAACAGGAAGGGGTGAATATCAAAGTCAACGAGAACGACCACCACACAACCATCTCTTTCTGGTCTGAACTTGCTAGAAACTGGCTAGCGCACTCGACCATCGATATTCGAGAAATCCGACGTGCCCTTGGCTATCTGGATTCTGTCCTCCGGAACGACGCTCATGCGAGCCACCGGCCGCCGCTTGTGGACCCGCTGCCCACCGTCGCATACGACGGTAGCGTCACGTTGATCTCGCCCGAGCTGGCCGGATTCAATTCGACAACCGGTAGCTTCGCTACCGGAAATGTACTCCAACAGTCGTTGGACGAGATCATAGCAGCGGCGGGCGAAGCCAGCTGGATACAAGAGTTCAAGAGCGGAATCGGAGCATGCGCGGAGACATGCCCATACTTCGACTTCTGCGGAGGCGGCCACGCATCCAATCGATACTTCGAACACGGCCGAATGGATGGGACCGAAACGAATTACTGCCGCAACAGCAAGATCGCCTTGATGGAAGGAATTTTGAATGTCGCCGAACACCGCATTGCTGATGACCCGAATTCATGA
- the amcA gene encoding multiple cyclophane-containing RiPP AmcA, with the protein MTRIHESGNGLAPLLRKNRQEPARADRWDNRPSWDNIKPGWDNRPSWDNR; encoded by the coding sequence ATGACCCGAATTCATGAAAGCGGGAACGGGCTAGCACCACTGCTGCGGAAGAATCGTCAGGAACCCGCGAGGGCCGACCGCTGGGACAACCGACCCTCTTGGGACAACATCAAGCCGGGCTGGGACAACCGGCCGAGCTGGGACAACCGCTAG
- a CDS encoding pentapeptide repeat-containing protein has translation MEFLEVAGKTIQRPSLDPDDLTLERTDFKGPFDFSATHLRGGVQAGVVGEGSLSSVLVSSVDLSECRLDPLELSNVRLDDVDLSNAVLPSVTARRLDVLGCRGIGLSLDFVQAMDVYVQACRFDFATIRFEQVKNAVVFRRCRFVESILAGDLSNIIFDECEFEKVEFAAVRAAGCDLTTTNLIDVHGLSTLRGAKISADQASSLAMRFASEAGLMVVF, from the coding sequence ATGGAATTCCTTGAGGTGGCCGGTAAGACGATTCAGCGCCCCTCTCTCGATCCCGACGATTTGACGCTCGAGCGCACCGACTTCAAGGGGCCATTCGATTTCTCGGCGACACACCTTCGCGGCGGAGTTCAGGCGGGCGTCGTCGGGGAGGGAAGCTTGTCATCGGTTCTCGTGTCCTCAGTCGATCTCTCGGAGTGTCGGCTTGATCCATTGGAGCTCTCGAACGTTCGGTTGGACGACGTGGATCTCTCAAATGCGGTGTTGCCCAGCGTCACCGCTCGTAGGCTCGACGTGCTTGGGTGTCGCGGAATCGGCCTGTCTCTGGACTTTGTGCAGGCTATGGACGTCTATGTGCAGGCGTGTCGATTCGACTTCGCAACCATCAGGTTCGAACAGGTGAAGAACGCTGTCGTCTTCCGGCGCTGCCGCTTCGTAGAATCGATACTGGCTGGCGACCTGTCGAACATCATCTTTGATGAATGCGAGTTCGAGAAGGTCGAGTTCGCTGCTGTTCGGGCTGCCGGCTGTGATCTGACGACCACGAATCTGATCGATGTACACGGACTATCGACGTTGCGTGGGGCGAAGATATCCGCCGATCAGGCCAGCTCCTTGGCAATGCGATTCGCCTCGGAAGCTGGCCTGATGGTCGTGTTCTAG
- a CDS encoding glycosyltransferase family 4 protein, which yields MLIDATAVPTDRGGVGRYVDSLVAALDRDGARISLVCQPRDAELYTRLAPRSRVVPAAEAVATRTARLSWEQTTLPRLVRRLNVDLLHSPHYTTPLANRAAGVVTLHDATFFTDPTLHSSVKARFFRAWTRAALAKAALCIAPSHATADELTRVVGAGRSSLQVVAHGVDTDRFHPPSGPETDEVRRLLDLEDTPYVAFLGALEPRKNVPALIRGFARACEGRRNPPALVLAGQPGWDGQIERALSSVPHRVRVIRAGYLPFKNLAGFLGGADIVAYPSLGEGFGLPVLEAMACGAAVLTTRRLSLPEVGGDAVAYCGVGAGDIAAALGELLDDPARRKALGIAAQARSQEFSWSASAVRHRAAYTRAWAVHRRGR from the coding sequence GTGCTGATCGACGCCACGGCCGTCCCCACTGACCGGGGCGGCGTCGGCCGCTACGTCGACTCGCTCGTCGCCGCGTTGGATCGGGACGGCGCCCGGATCAGCCTGGTCTGCCAGCCCCGTGACGCCGAGTTGTACACCCGGCTCGCGCCGCGCTCTCGCGTGGTTCCCGCCGCCGAGGCCGTCGCCACCAGGACCGCGCGACTGAGCTGGGAGCAGACGACGCTGCCACGACTCGTGCGCAGGCTGAACGTCGATCTGCTGCACTCGCCGCACTACACGACGCCGCTGGCCAACCGCGCCGCAGGCGTGGTCACCCTGCACGACGCGACCTTCTTCACCGACCCGACACTGCACTCCTCGGTCAAGGCCAGGTTCTTCCGCGCCTGGACGCGGGCCGCGCTGGCCAAGGCGGCGCTCTGCATCGCGCCCAGCCATGCGACGGCCGACGAACTCACCAGGGTCGTCGGCGCGGGTCGGAGCAGCCTCCAGGTGGTCGCGCACGGCGTGGACACCGACCGCTTCCATCCGCCGAGCGGGCCGGAGACCGACGAGGTCCGGCGGCTGCTCGACCTGGAGGACACCCCCTACGTCGCGTTCCTCGGGGCACTGGAGCCGAGGAAGAACGTGCCCGCGTTGATCCGAGGCTTCGCCAGAGCATGCGAGGGCAGACGGAATCCGCCCGCGCTCGTCCTCGCGGGTCAGCCGGGCTGGGACGGACAGATCGAACGGGCCCTGAGTTCCGTGCCGCACCGGGTGCGGGTGATCCGCGCGGGCTACCTGCCGTTCAAGAACCTCGCGGGCTTCCTCGGCGGCGCCGACATCGTCGCCTATCCGAGCCTCGGCGAGGGATTCGGCCTGCCCGTCCTGGAGGCGATGGCCTGTGGCGCCGCCGTGCTGACGACCCGCAGGCTCAGCCTGCCCGAGGTCGGCGGTGACGCGGTGGCCTACTGCGGTGTCGGGGCGGGCGACATCGCCGCCGCGCTCGGCGAGCTGCTGGACGACCCGGCACGACGTAAGGCGCTCGGCATCGCCGCGCAGGCGCGTTCCCAGGAGTTCTCCTGGTCCGCCAGCGCCGTCCGGCATCGGGCCGCCTACACGAGGGCCTGGGCAGTGCACCGCCGAGGCCGCTGA
- a CDS encoding glycosyltransferase family 4 protein, which yields MPVLVVLTEQLLAPVPGGTGRYTRELTAALAAAAPSDWTVAGVTARHPDLSAAVIPGVAGPFPLALPRRALSLAWQRGLPLWPGGDAVHAPTPLAPPSVRRGRSLIVTVHDTVPWTHPETLTPRGVQWHRDMIGRASRTASTLIVPTAAVATELAGCLGPDTRTRVVGEGVSAALAEETDRDRADALARGLELPARYVLAVGTVEPRKGIDVLIEAMADPRSPRVPLLIAGAPGWGEIDPRALARRSGLDDDRLRLLGRVSDAELSVLLHRAEVLAVPSRAEGFGLPVIEAMSAGVPVVHTDVPALIEVAGGAGRIVPREDPAALAEALRRVLTEPATAAAMSAAGRRRAADFTWRRAAEEVWSAHLAARRGPGVPG from the coding sequence GTGCCCGTCCTCGTCGTGCTCACCGAGCAACTGCTGGCCCCGGTCCCCGGCGGCACCGGCCGATACACCCGCGAGCTGACGGCGGCCCTCGCCGCAGCCGCGCCATCGGACTGGACCGTGGCAGGCGTCACCGCCCGCCACCCTGATCTCTCGGCGGCGGTGATCCCCGGCGTCGCCGGGCCCTTCCCGCTCGCGCTGCCGCGTCGAGCGTTGTCGCTGGCCTGGCAGCGCGGACTGCCGCTGTGGCCGGGCGGGGACGCCGTGCACGCCCCGACGCCGCTGGCCCCGCCGTCGGTGCGGCGCGGCCGCAGTCTGATCGTCACGGTGCACGACACGGTCCCGTGGACGCACCCGGAGACCCTGACGCCGCGCGGTGTGCAGTGGCATCGCGACATGATCGGCCGTGCGTCGCGGACGGCGTCCACTCTCATCGTGCCGACGGCGGCCGTCGCGACGGAGCTGGCAGGCTGCCTCGGTCCCGACACCCGGACCCGCGTCGTCGGCGAGGGCGTCTCCGCCGCGCTGGCCGAGGAGACCGACCGGGACCGGGCGGATGCGCTCGCCCGAGGACTGGAACTGCCCGCCCGGTACGTCCTCGCCGTCGGCACCGTCGAGCCCCGGAAGGGGATCGACGTCCTGATCGAGGCGATGGCCGATCCCCGGTCGCCGAGGGTCCCGCTGCTGATCGCCGGGGCGCCCGGCTGGGGCGAGATCGACCCGAGGGCGCTGGCTCGGCGCAGCGGCCTCGACGACGACCGACTTCGCCTGCTCGGGCGGGTCAGCGACGCCGAGTTGTCCGTCCTGCTGCACCGCGCCGAGGTGCTGGCCGTGCCGAGCCGGGCGGAGGGCTTCGGACTTCCCGTGATCGAGGCGATGTCGGCGGGCGTGCCCGTGGTGCACACCGACGTGCCCGCGCTCATCGAAGTCGCGGGCGGGGCAGGGCGGATCGTGCCGCGCGAGGACCCCGCGGCCCTCGCCGAGGCACTGCGTCGGGTGCTGACCGAGCCTGCCACCGCCGCCGCGATGAGCGCCGCAGGCCGACGGCGGGCGGCCGACTTCACCTGGCGACGCGCCGCCGAGGAGGTCTGGTCGGCGCATCTGGCCGCCCGCCGCGGCCCCGGAGTGCCGGGCTGA
- a CDS encoding glycosyltransferase has product MSESGILPTVSVVVVNYRGAADTITCLRALRDEVDYPSDRLELICVDNASGPADVARIREAVPEARLIESTENLGFAGGCNLGAAQARGEVLAFLNNDARPDPVWISAAVAALRADPRVGAVASKVLDWSGKDVDFVDGGLTWFGMGYKRHAGEPDDGSHDVPRDVLFGTGSALFVRTGLFRELDGFDERFFMFYEDVDLGWRLNLRGWRVRYEPASLTFHRHHASMSTVHDSREHFLLERNALAALYKNVEDATLAKVLPAALALSVRRATARGELDATQLEITRRPEDRASDDAPVEISRMTLAGILAVDQFVELLPSLQKSRAIEQAARVRTDADLLPLMRKAMEPAYPLPRYLAAHETLVEAFGLAEVFGRPRRVLILTGDAVAERMAGPAIRAWHMAETLSMEHDVRLVSVNDHHAPPPARFPVLSALPRQLPEHVGWADIVVLQGHMLEMVPELKRTDSNKIVVCDVYDPMHLEYLEQGKDVDDERRSRDLAGVTKVLNTQLQRGDFFLCASERQRHFWLGHLAALGRMSPDMYDADPTARSLLSVVPFGFPDAAPIRSGTAIKGTVGGIGERDKVILWAGGVYSWFDPLTLIRAVDKLRGEHADVRLFFLGMKHPNPDVPEMGITGRTRELARRLDLVDQHVFFNESWVPYQQRHNYLLDADCGVTTHFDHVETTFAFRTRVLDYLWAGLPIVTTDGDSFAELVRAERLGVVVPAEDADALAAGLAKVLYDEEFAAGCRERIAAVRERYTWTEALAPLVEFCRHPRQAVDRMPATEPLVRTPPLRTSEKVRKDLALVREYLDLGGPTELAKRAAGRLRRLAKERRRG; this is encoded by the coding sequence GTGTCGGAGTCCGGCATCCTGCCGACGGTGTCCGTAGTGGTCGTCAATTATCGGGGGGCCGCGGACACGATCACCTGCCTGCGTGCCCTGCGTGACGAGGTGGACTACCCGTCGGACCGGCTTGAGCTCATCTGTGTGGACAACGCCTCCGGTCCCGCCGACGTCGCGCGCATCCGCGAGGCGGTGCCCGAGGCCAGGCTGATCGAGTCGACGGAGAACCTCGGCTTCGCGGGGGGCTGCAATCTCGGTGCGGCGCAGGCACGCGGCGAGGTGCTCGCGTTCCTGAACAACGACGCCCGGCCGGACCCGGTTTGGATCTCGGCGGCGGTCGCGGCGCTGCGTGCCGACCCGAGGGTGGGCGCGGTGGCGAGCAAGGTGCTGGACTGGTCCGGCAAGGACGTCGACTTCGTCGACGGCGGCCTGACCTGGTTCGGCATGGGCTACAAGCGGCACGCGGGCGAGCCGGACGACGGCAGCCACGACGTGCCCCGCGACGTGCTGTTCGGCACCGGCTCGGCGTTGTTCGTCCGCACCGGCCTGTTCCGCGAGCTGGACGGATTCGACGAGCGCTTCTTCATGTTCTACGAGGACGTCGACCTCGGCTGGCGGCTGAACCTGCGCGGCTGGCGGGTCCGCTACGAGCCCGCCTCGCTCACGTTCCACCGGCATCACGCCTCGATGTCGACGGTGCACGACTCCCGCGAGCACTTCCTCCTCGAACGCAATGCACTGGCCGCGCTGTACAAGAACGTCGAGGACGCGACGCTGGCGAAGGTGCTGCCTGCCGCGCTGGCCCTGTCGGTGCGGCGGGCGACCGCTCGGGGCGAACTCGACGCGACCCAGCTGGAGATCACCCGGCGGCCCGAGGACCGTGCCTCGGACGACGCGCCGGTGGAGATCTCGCGGATGACGTTGGCGGGCATCCTCGCCGTCGACCAGTTCGTCGAACTGCTGCCCAGTCTGCAGAAGTCCCGTGCGATCGAGCAGGCGGCGCGCGTCCGCACCGACGCCGACCTCCTGCCGCTGATGCGCAAGGCGATGGAGCCCGCCTATCCGCTCCCCCGTTACCTCGCGGCACACGAGACGCTGGTGGAGGCCTTCGGGCTGGCCGAGGTGTTCGGCAGACCGCGCCGCGTGCTGATCCTCACCGGTGACGCGGTGGCCGAGCGGATGGCCGGTCCCGCGATCCGCGCCTGGCACATGGCCGAGACGCTGTCCATGGAGCACGACGTGCGACTCGTCAGCGTCAACGACCACCACGCGCCGCCGCCCGCCCGGTTCCCCGTCCTCTCCGCACTGCCGAGGCAGCTCCCCGAGCACGTCGGCTGGGCCGACATCGTCGTCCTGCAGGGCCACATGCTGGAGATGGTGCCGGAGCTCAAGCGGACGGACTCGAACAAGATCGTGGTCTGCGACGTCTACGACCCGATGCACCTGGAGTACCTGGAACAGGGCAAGGACGTCGACGACGAGCGGCGCAGCCGGGATCTCGCCGGGGTGACGAAGGTGCTCAACACCCAGCTGCAACGGGGCGACTTCTTCCTGTGCGCCTCGGAGCGGCAGCGGCACTTCTGGCTGGGGCATCTGGCCGCGCTCGGCCGGATGAGCCCGGACATGTACGACGCGGACCCCACGGCCCGCTCGCTGCTGTCCGTGGTGCCCTTCGGATTCCCCGATGCGGCCCCGATCCGCAGCGGGACCGCGATCAAGGGCACGGTCGGCGGCATCGGCGAGCGAGACAAGGTCATCCTGTGGGCTGGCGGGGTCTACAGCTGGTTCGACCCGCTGACGTTGATCAGAGCGGTCGACAAGCTGCGTGGCGAGCACGCCGACGTCCGACTGTTCTTCCTGGGAATGAAGCACCCGAACCCGGACGTGCCCGAGATGGGCATCACCGGCCGCACCCGCGAGCTGGCCCGCAGGCTGGACCTGGTGGACCAACACGTCTTCTTCAACGAGAGCTGGGTTCCGTACCAGCAGCGGCACAACTACCTGCTCGACGCGGACTGCGGGGTGACGACCCACTTCGACCACGTCGAGACCACCTTCGCATTCCGTACCAGGGTGTTGGACTACCTGTGGGCGGGCCTGCCGATCGTGACCACCGACGGCGACTCCTTCGCCGAGCTGGTCCGGGCCGAGCGGTTGGGCGTGGTCGTTCCGGCCGAGGACGCGGACGCGCTGGCGGCCGGGCTGGCGAAGGTGCTGTACGACGAGGAGTTCGCCGCAGGCTGTCGCGAGCGCATCGCGGCGGTGCGGGAGCGCTACACGTGGACCGAGGCGTTGGCGCCGCTGGTCGAGTTCTGTCGACACCCCAGGCAGGCCGTCGACCGGATGCCCGCGACCGAGCCGCTGGTCCGCACCCCGCCGCTGCGCACGTCGGAGAAGGTGCGCAAGGACCTCGCCCTGGTGCGCGAGTACCTGGACCTGGGTGGACCGACCGAGTTGGCCAAGCGCGCGGCAGGCAGGCTGCGGCGACTGGCGAAGGAGCGACGACGTGGCTGA
- a CDS encoding glycosyltransferase family 4 protein: MADRRRAPRLRLLLDGTPLLGHRTGIGRYTAALAEELASVETVSVKAVAFTLRGWKALRAALPHGVGARGLPVPARLLRACWLRAPLPPVELFAGMSTVVHGTNFVLPPSLRAAGVVTVHDLAFLDSPADLPPSDRRLPELVRRSARRAAMVCTPTKAVAQQVVERLDVPAERVQVTPLGVDAAWFAARPPNDLLRQRLGLPNEYLLFVGSDGPRKGLPTLLEAHGANPELPPLVLAGPGPRTEHGRIVRTGYLSDVDLRSVVAGASALVMPSRDEGFGLPVLEALACGVPVVCSDVPALREVSGGHARLVPVGDAEALGAALDDALASPGGTETLAARRQYASGFSWHHCAETTIEAYRKALS; this comes from the coding sequence GTGGCTGATCGACGACGGGCACCGCGACTGCGCCTGTTGCTGGACGGCACGCCGCTCTTAGGGCATCGCACCGGGATCGGCCGCTACACGGCGGCGTTGGCCGAGGAGCTGGCCTCGGTCGAGACAGTGAGTGTGAAGGCGGTGGCGTTCACCCTGCGCGGTTGGAAGGCGCTGCGGGCCGCCCTGCCGCACGGCGTGGGCGCGCGGGGTCTTCCGGTGCCCGCCCGGCTGCTGCGGGCCTGCTGGCTGCGGGCGCCGCTGCCGCCGGTGGAACTGTTCGCGGGCATGAGCACCGTGGTGCACGGGACCAACTTCGTGCTGCCGCCGTCGCTGCGGGCGGCAGGAGTGGTCACCGTGCACGACCTGGCATTCCTCGACTCGCCGGCGGATCTTCCGCCCAGCGATCGCAGGCTTCCGGAGCTGGTGCGCCGCTCGGCCCGGCGGGCCGCGATGGTGTGCACGCCGACCAAGGCGGTGGCCCAGCAGGTCGTCGAACGTCTCGACGTCCCTGCGGAGCGGGTGCAGGTGACGCCGTTGGGAGTGGACGCCGCCTGGTTCGCGGCGCGGCCGCCCAATGATCTGCTGCGGCAGCGTCTCGGGCTGCCGAACGAGTATCTGCTGTTCGTCGGCTCGGACGGTCCGCGCAAGGGCCTGCCGACCCTGTTGGAGGCGCACGGGGCGAACCCGGAGCTGCCGCCGTTGGTCCTGGCCGGTCCGGGACCGCGCACCGAGCACGGGCGCATCGTGCGCACCGGATACCTGTCCGACGTCGACCTGCGCAGCGTGGTGGCGGGGGCGTCCGCCCTGGTCATGCCGTCGCGGGACGAGGGCTTCGGGCTGCCGGTGCTGGAGGCGCTGGCCTGTGGGGTTCCGGTGGTGTGCTCGGACGTGCCCGCGCTGCGGGAGGTGTCCGGCGGCCATGCCCGGCTGGTCCCGGTGGGTGACGCGGAGGCGCTGGGGGCCGCTCTCGATGATGCGCTGGCCTCGCCCGGCGGCACGGAGACGCTGGCCGCGCGCAGGCAGTACGCCTCCGGTTTCAGCTGGCATCACTGCGCGGAGACCACCATCGAGGCCTACCGCAAGGCATTGAGCTGA
- the rfbD gene encoding dTDP-4-dehydrorhamnose reductase has translation MTGIALLIPGGRGQLGTDLLRCGRGVVGDGDLVHGPGSAELDITDADSVDTAVAGLAASAAEAGVRPVVINAAAYTAVDAAEADEASAMRVNRDGPARLADACTTHDVALMHVSTDYVFPGDADRPYEPADPTGPRSAYGRTKLAGERAVLDRCPQAWVVRTAWVYGAAGGNFVKTMIRLEASRDTLSVVADQIGSPTWTGDLAAGLIELAGRVAAGQAPVRRVLHCTNAGQASWFEFARAVFAEIGADEARVSPCTTADFPRPAPRPAYSVLSGNAWAGEGLTPLRPWREALAVAFREHRDELRGEPVG, from the coding sequence ATGACCGGGATCGCACTGCTGATTCCCGGTGGTCGGGGCCAGCTCGGGACGGACCTGCTGCGCTGTGGGCGCGGCGTCGTCGGCGACGGCGACCTCGTGCACGGACCCGGCTCCGCCGAACTGGACATCACCGACGCGGACTCCGTCGACACGGCGGTGGCGGGCCTGGCCGCGTCGGCCGCCGAGGCAGGCGTCCGACCGGTCGTGATCAACGCGGCTGCCTACACGGCCGTCGACGCCGCCGAGGCGGACGAGGCCTCGGCGATGCGGGTGAATCGGGACGGGCCCGCCCGCCTCGCCGACGCCTGCACGACCCACGACGTCGCACTCATGCACGTCTCCACCGACTACGTCTTCCCCGGCGACGCGGACCGGCCGTACGAGCCTGCCGATCCGACCGGACCGCGATCGGCATACGGCCGGACCAAACTCGCGGGTGAGCGGGCCGTCCTGGACCGTTGCCCGCAGGCGTGGGTGGTCCGGACCGCCTGGGTCTACGGCGCGGCCGGTGGCAACTTCGTCAAGACCATGATCCGGCTGGAGGCGAGCCGGGACACCCTCTCGGTGGTCGCCGACCAGATCGGCTCGCCCACCTGGACCGGCGATCTCGCGGCCGGGCTGATCGAACTCGCGGGCAGGGTCGCCGCAGGACAGGCGCCCGTCAGGCGGGTGCTGCACTGCACCAACGCGGGCCAGGCCAGCTGGTTCGAGTTCGCCAGAGCGGTGTTCGCGGAGATCGGTGCGGACGAGGCACGGGTCAGCCCCTGCACGACGGCGGACTTCCCTCGGCCTGCGCCGCGTCCCGCCTACTCGGTGCTCTCGGGCAATGCTTGGGCAGGCGAGGGGCTCACCCCGCTGCGGCCATGGCGGGAGGCCCTGGCCGTCGCCTTCCGCGAGCACCGCGACGAACTGCGGGGCGAACCGGTCGGCTGA